TGTTCGGTCCTATGGCGGTCTGCATTGCATGTCAGCAACATGGAGTCTgcgttttcatttttatttttttaaatttattgttctGCATTGCTGTGGAGGAAGTCGGTGGGTGATGACCAATCTTTCTGCTACCTTGGCAGAGAAGATGCGGTTTTTACGTACAGGAGAAGAAACAGGTTGAAATGAGGGAGGAGCAAGAAAAGAGATAGATGTCTGCCAATACCATCAATATTGGAGTTGCATGAGTTATTGAATGTTTTGGAGTCTATGGTGGTCTAGATATTATGTcctttactttttatcttttcctttttcttttattggcTGTAGAGTTGAAACAATCATCTTAGTCCATCCATGTGTTTGGGATAGATAATGCAACATATCTTAGCGGTTCCttgaaattattcaaataattttttgtcaCCCGCATCAAAGTTTTAATTCGTTagttttttacatttatatgaATAATGTCGCTGCATTGCATCTACAACTAAACTTGTCACGGGCCTGTTGAGGTCATAGGTTCTTTGCCTCTACATATATATGCATGGTTTTTTTTGTCAGTGAGAGTTATTAACAAATCTTAGGGGGCTAGGAGCATATGTCCTTATTGTGAAGGCCGGACATTCATTCTGACGTGGTCGTCTGAATGGTCATTACATGATTAAAATTGTATCCAAATCAAATTGGTTATTTGTGTTCATAAGGTTTTATCAAGTTGGTTCAGAGCCATTTTGCATAAATTTGAAGTTAGTTCTGATTTGGTATTGTAAAGTGCTTCAAGACACAGTGTCTTAGGATGCTGCGAAATGAGCGTGTATAGTTTCTcaatatgataaattatttgTCCTTGTAATGCTTGTTATAATTGTAGTTAGGTGATTTTTGATTGGGTGATGATGATATAAACAAATTTGtattttcattgaaattaaaattttgtttaagctCTGATATGTGAtagttttatttgattaaaaaataggAACAATTGTTTGGCACGACCGAAAACTCTAACGTTTATATATAGAATGTCTTAGTTTTGTTCCGATCTTCGAATTGCACAGGCAACATTTTAATCAATAGTTGTAATTGTTTGAATCCTCTATGGAAAGATCAAAAGTAACTTTGATATTTTACTTGGAtgaatttataagaaatttattcgataatcaaaatttcattcttatGTTTTGGTTAAGAGAAATAATTAGGTGTTTTAGGGactgataattaattttgtacGATTAATAAATATAAGGTAATAGTTTTATTCACAAATAGacagatatgaaaaaaaaaaaaagggtctCCACACGTAACTTGCTATGATTAAGTTTTAGTGTCTTTTTCTCTGTAACTTGCTATGATTAAGTTTTAGAGTGTCTTTTTCTCTGACGCAAACCCTTATCTCAAGAAAGAAAATTAGTGGTGTATTGTTTTGTACTACActgttttctaaaataaaaataatgattgagtctttattcaaaattagtacttattacttgcatatgatAATTACTAGTGCTAACTGAATGACACTAAAAAATTTCCTAAACATTCTAAGGATATGTTTATTGTATTGGTTTTACAAGACTCAACGCACTTGTTAAATCgagtaaaaaaaatactgatattatatataacgtAATTtcacattataattttaaaaatatgttttttttaatttataattattagataaACTAACTTTTTATTACTATAAAAGAAGATACTTTTAGACTCCTCGCATatgtgaagagaaaaagagggTAAGAGAGATCATATAGAAATTGCTATTttacctttgttttttttttaaattttatttattgtatgtaACATATAGTATGTTGTGTTTGTTACTGAACAAGCTGGTGTGATCGTTTCATAAAATGTAAGGAAATCGATTATATGAAAAGGAGAATCGATTATTCTCTCTCCATTTGTGGTGACAATTTTGTTTGTTGTAAGGTGTGGgtgaatttattttgttggaTATAAGATGAGTGACAGTGTCAGTGGGGAGTTGTTATGTTGATGGGTTTCTAGTGATTGGAGGAAGAAGAATGTTTgcatttgagaaagaaaaaaccttaaaactaataataatgaaaataataatcataataattattataataatagtgatattttattctaaattatttttatgactaataataaaataatagaattttattttatcaaatgatttttttttaatttgtcaaatttatcgtgttattaattaacattcatttaaatatcttcatttttcattaatttttcttaattcaaaCAAGTTTCACTAAAGACataatttgaataatatatatttaatttactttgtGTATGTTTGCTTAGTTGTATATTTCAGTGATTTCATACAGCGTATAAGAGATTTTTGAGGTAAACGAACTAATAGATTTTTCTGCATATGGTAAAATACACGAAGGTAACCTTTTTTCCTATAATAAAAAGCTTCAATGATATTATGATATGTAATAGTAAATTCTAACAAAACCATTATACAAGTGGAACTTGATGATTAACAGTAGATTGATTAACGGTTTTAAAAGATGTTGGGTTGCTTAATGGGTGACAAAGAGCATAGaaaaaatggaaatggaaaaattaaatagattatGTATAAAAATCCATTTTCTACAAAATGTCACACtaattaatctaatttattaaataaaaatttaagaaaataaaagatgtgaAAGGTGCTTTTAATTAGGGTATCTTCATTTGGTAGATTGGGAGACActgattgagtgaatttgaggagatttgagggtaattttttttttatttatttgaatgaatttgtagataaacgaaaataaattttgaagtaaaattagtgaaaattgatataaaatttagtttatatgtcaaattaaaaaaagtttactccaaaattcactctcgtttcaaattcactcaaataaacaatacaaaaaattatttttaaatcttctcAAATCCATTTAATCACTCACCCTCTTCACCGTCCCAAGTAAACACACCTTAATGTtggtaataatattattataattttagaagatgttgaagaaagaagaaaaaaaggaattttgaaaatgaaaaagtgaaaaatgacATATAATCTCTCCTCCACATCCTGGTTGTTGGAGAGTTGAGTGTAGTATGCATTCCTCACCTCATCACTGTGTTCGCTCTCTTCTCTATGTGACTGGCACTCACAACAACACATTCTCAATTTCTCCCAAACCCTAACCCTTCAATTCCCTTTCAATGGCCATCCTCTCTCAATCCACTGCTAGTTTCTCACCTTCCTTTGTCTCCACTCGCTCCGATTTCACTCGCCTCACTCGCTTCCCCTGCCGCGTCACCTTCCGCCGCGGCCTCGTCGTCTCCTCCTGCTTCAACTCCTCCAAGTCCCCTGGCGCCGGAGGGTTCATCTCGCCGGACAACGGCGGCGAAGTCTCCTACGAGCTGCACCACGACTTCTCACCACAGCGCCGCCGCAGCGGCTCGCCGGTGTTCGTCACGCTGCCCGTGAATTCCGTCAGCCGGGAGGGCGGCCGAGTCTTGAGGCCCAAGGCGATAATGTTCTCGCTCAAGGCGCTCGCCACGGCCGGCGTCGAAGGTGTCGTGGTCGAGATTTGGTGGGGCTTGGTTGAGAAGAACAAACCTAGGGTTTACGACTGGAGAGGGTACGAGGAACTTGTTGCGATGGCATGCAAGTGTGGCCTCAAGGTTCGAGCGGTTCTCGCGTTTCATCAGCATGGCGCGGGACCTGATGATCCCAATTGGTATGTGGAAATTGGATCCCCGCGTTAGCCATAAAATGACCAAAACAGTGTATACTACCTGAGGACAGTCTATACTTTACAAGCTAGCTTTTGTTACCGAACTAGTTTTACACTCAAATACTTAGATGATATCTGAATATATGGATGCTGTTGTTTTGACACATTCTTATGTCAAAACGTATCCTGATATTGTTCTTGGACTTATCGGATTACCCGTGGTTATCTACTGCTACAACCTTCGTTATGTCTAGTCCTGTGAGGGAGTGTGAGAACTTGCACTTTGACTAGTGGTATGACTAGAATTGTGTATATAAACGGGAAACAATCCTTACCTTAGCTTTTGGAGTCGAGTCAATTTCCAAGTACAAATTATAggagtaatttatttttcttattatgtgATTTAATAGTATGTGGAAATAATAATTCTggttgtgtaatttttttaattcaatagtGTATTGACATTTGACCTGGGTTTTGTGTTGATCTAAGTAGAGTTGATTtggtttattttgaattattattactatttttgtaGGTAGGAATTGTTTCCTAGTCATGAGCCTCATACTCTGGAAGTTTGTCCCCCTTGTGTAGGATACCGCTTCCTCTATGGGTGCTTGATGAGATAAAGAAAGATGTCGAGTTAGCATATTGTGACCGGTTTGGAAGGAGAAATATTGAATACATTTCCCTTGGATGTGATATTCTTCCTGTACTGTGTGGGCGTTCTCCTATTCAAGTGTATGCCGATTTTATGAGGGATTTTAGGGACACTTTCAGGTCTTTGCTTGGTGTTATCATCACAGTAAGGTTCTATGATGATTTTGGTTTCTTACAATCCAACAAGGGTTCAAATTccagatattattattattgttattattattattatcagattttgttgtaattatttatgtcaTTCTGTTCGTGTTGCAGGGTGTACAGATTGGCATGGGACCTGGTGGTGAACTAAGATATCCTTCCTTCTCTCCACAAGAGACGAATTTGGCATGGTCTCAAGAACTTGGAGAATTTCAATGCTATGATAAGGTAGGTAGAAGATTCAGATTTAGGCACTAGTTTGTGTTGTGTTATTGTTGCTCTGTATTATGAGAAACTTAAATGGGGTTAGTATCGTGTTTGAATTTCCTTCTTTCTTGCTTGCCACTTGCCAGTATATGCTTGCTTCTCTGAATGCCTCTGCAAGAAATGTTGGAATGCGTGAATGGGGAAATGGTGGCCCATTTGGTACT
This genomic stretch from Vigna radiata var. radiata cultivar VC1973A chromosome 7, Vradiata_ver6, whole genome shotgun sequence harbors:
- the LOC106765465 gene encoding beta-amylase 3, chloroplastic isoform X1, encoding MAILSQSTASFSPSFVSTRSDFTRLTRFPCRVTFRRGLVVSSCFNSSKSPGAGGFISPDNGGEVSYELHHDFSPQRRRSGSPVFVTLPVNSVSREGGRVLRPKAIMFSLKALATAGVEGVVVEIWWGLVEKNKPRVYDWRGYEELVAMACKCGLKVRAVLAFHQHGAGPDDPNCLSPLCRIPLPLWVLDEIKKDVELAYCDRFGRRNIEYISLGCDILPVLCGRSPIQVYADFMRDFRDTFRSLLGVIITGVQIGMGPGGELRYPSFSPQETNLAWSQELGEFQCYDKYMLASLNASARNVGMREWGNGGPFGTGSLMQNPEHTDFFKNDGGSWDTPYGKFFLEWYSGMLLLHGERICKEAETIFRGTEVHISAKLAVIHWHYVTQSHPSELTAGYYNTFNRDGYLSIARMFSKYGFSMCCSCFEMQDAVMQKINPDGSPEGFLRQLLLAARLCDLALEGQNFSTNLDDGAFTQVLKMSKFYSNGIEKRPFSFNFVRMDKRLFESRNWDRFTRFVRQMSNGNIFRARLYSVGDTRFKTAPVMPEARLLYHLYQYS
- the LOC106765465 gene encoding beta-amylase 1, chloroplastic isoform X2, whose protein sequence is MAILSQSTASFSPSFVSTRSDFTRLTRFPCRVTFRRGLVVSSCFNSSKSPGAGGFISPDNGGEVSYELHHDFSPQRRRSGSPVFVTLPVNSVSREGGRVLRPKAIMFSLKALATAGVEGVVVEIWWGLVEKNKPRVYDWRGYEELVAMACKCGLKVRAVLAFHQHGAGPDDPNWIPLPLWVLDEIKKDVELAYCDRFGRRNIEYISLGCDILPVLCGRSPIQVYADFMRDFRDTFRSLLGVIITGVQIGMGPGGELRYPSFSPQETNLAWSQELGEFQCYDKYMLASLNASARNVGMREWGNGGPFGTGSLMQNPEHTDFFKNDGGSWDTPYGKFFLEWYSGMLLLHGERICKEAETIFRGTEVHISAKLAVIHWHYVTQSHPSELTAGYYNTFNRDGYLSIARMFSKYGFSMCCSCFEMQDAVMQKINPDGSPEGFLRQLLLAARLCDLALEGQNFSTNLDDGAFTQVLKMSKFYSNGIEKRPFSFNFVRMDKRLFESRNWDRFTRFVRQMSNGNIFRARLYSVGDTRFKTAPVMPEARLLYHLYQYS